GCGGCCCGGGTGCCACTCTGGCCTGCCCCCCCGCCGCCGGGCGGCTAGAACCAGCTCCCGATGGCGTCGATCGCCCGGTGCAGCCACATCTTGTGCCCGGCGTGCGCTCCCGGCGTACCCGCGGGCGCGGATGGCGCGGACGCGGCTGACGGGGACGGGGCGGCCTTCGCCGCCGCGGGCGCGTGGGCCTGGCCGGCCGCCCCGCCCGCCGGCGGCTTCACCGTGAAGTACGACGTCTCACCCGGCCGCACGTAGCCGAGCTCGGCCCGGGCGAGCGCCTCGATCGCATGGGGATCCTGCAGCTCCTGCAGCCGGTTGGTGAGCCGGTTGGTCTCGGCAGTCCCGGCGGCGAGCCTGCCCTGGTCGGCATGGATCGCACTCTCCTCGTGGTAGAGCTGGCGGGCCGGGCCGACG
This genomic window from Actinomycetota bacterium contains:
- a CDS encoding septum formation initiator family protein, with the translated sequence MAIRITFHGTLLALILLVLAMMAVGPARQLYHEESAIHADQGRLAAGTAETNRLTNRLQELQDPHAIEALARAELGYVRPGETSYFTVKPPAGGAAGQAHAPAAAKAAPSPSAASAPSAPAGTPGAHAGHKMWLHRAIDAIGSWF